From a region of the Calonectris borealis chromosome 2, bCalBor7.hap1.2, whole genome shotgun sequence genome:
- the IKZF1 gene encoding DNA-binding protein Ikaros isoform X16, with the protein MAEQRACRLFVPSPPEATSAAHAILQDNLRKMETDEAQDMSQVSGKESPPISDVPDDADEPMPVPEDLSTSTGGQQSAKNERVLAAYGAEGFRDFHAIIPKSFSPGNIKIETQSDEENGRACEMNGEECAEDLRMLDTSGEKMNGSHNGPGSKAMSGVGGIRLPNGKLKCDICGIICIGPNVLMVHKRSHTVHF; encoded by the exons ATGGCTGAACAAAGAGCTTGTAGGCTTTTTGTCCCCTCCCCACCTGAGGCTACCTCAGCTGCCCACGCCATACTTCAAG aTAACTTGAGGAAAATGGAAACAGATGAGGCTCAAGATATGTCCCAGGTTTCAG GAAAAGAAAGTCCTCCAATTAGTGATGTCCCGGATGATGCAGATGAACCTATGCCTGTACCAGAGGACCTTTCAACTAGTACTGGAGGACAACAGAGTGCTAAAAATGAGAGAGTCTTGG CTGCATACGGGGCAGAAGGCTTTAGGGACTTTCACGCAATAATTCCCAAATCTTTTTCCC CCGGTAATATTAAAATAGAGACTCAGAGTGATGAAGAGAATGGGCGTGCCTGTGAAATGAATGGGGAAGAATGTGCGGAGGATTTACGAATGCTTGATACCTCGGGAGAGAAAATGAATGGCTCACACAATGGCCCAGGCAGCAAGGCTATGTCAGGAGTTGGAGGCATTCGACTTCCTAACGGAAAGCTAAAATGTGATATCTGTGGGATAATTTGCATCGGTCCCAATGTGCTCATGGTTCACAAAAGAAGCCACACTG